A genomic stretch from Paraburkholderia dioscoreae includes:
- the tsaD gene encoding tRNA (adenosine(37)-N6)-threonylcarbamoyltransferase complex transferase subunit TsaD produces the protein MLVLGIESSCDETGLALYDTEHGLLAHALHSQIAMHREYGGVVPELASRDHIRRALPLLEEVMERAGTASGDIDAIAYTQGPGLAGALLVGASVANALAMAWDKPTIGIHHLEGHLLSPLLVDEPPPFPFVALLVSGGHTQLMRVTDVGVYETLGETLDDAAGEAFDKTAKLLGLGYPGGPEVSRMAEFGTPGAVVLPRPMLHSGDLDFSFSGLKTAVLTNAKKLGGANICEQAKADLARGFVDAAVEVLAAKSLAALKKSGLNRLVVAGGVGANRQLREALSAAAKKRNFYVHYPDLSLCTDNGAMIALAGALRLQRWPDQSGKDYAFTVKPRWDLTSLAR, from the coding sequence ATGCTCGTTCTCGGCATCGAAAGCTCCTGCGACGAAACCGGTCTCGCGCTCTACGACACGGAGCACGGCCTGCTCGCGCACGCGTTGCATTCGCAGATTGCGATGCACCGGGAATACGGCGGCGTGGTGCCGGAGCTGGCGTCGCGCGATCACATCCGGCGCGCGTTGCCGCTGCTGGAAGAGGTGATGGAACGCGCCGGCACGGCTAGCGGCGACATCGACGCAATCGCCTATACGCAGGGCCCGGGCCTTGCGGGCGCGCTGCTGGTCGGCGCGAGCGTCGCCAATGCGCTGGCTATGGCGTGGGACAAGCCGACCATCGGCATCCATCACCTCGAAGGGCATTTGCTCTCGCCGCTGCTGGTGGACGAGCCGCCGCCGTTTCCGTTTGTCGCGCTGCTGGTGTCCGGCGGCCATACGCAGTTGATGCGCGTGACGGACGTGGGCGTCTACGAAACGCTCGGCGAAACCCTGGACGACGCCGCCGGCGAAGCCTTCGACAAAACCGCCAAGCTGCTCGGCCTCGGTTATCCGGGCGGCCCGGAAGTCTCGCGCATGGCGGAATTCGGCACGCCCGGCGCAGTGGTGCTGCCGCGCCCGATGCTGCATTCCGGCGATCTCGATTTCAGCTTCAGCGGCTTGAAGACCGCTGTGCTCACCAACGCCAAAAAGCTCGGCGGCGCGAATATCTGTGAGCAGGCGAAAGCCGATCTGGCACGAGGTTTCGTCGACGCGGCGGTTGAAGTCCTGGCGGCAAAGTCGCTGGCCGCGCTCAAGAAAAGCGGGCTCAACCGGCTGGTCGTCGCCGGTGGCGTCGGCGCGAACCGGCAGTTGCGCGAGGCGCTTTCCGCCGCAGCGAAGAAGCGCAATTTCTACGTGCACTACCCTGACCTGTCTCTGTGCACGGATAACGGTGCGATGATCGCGCTGGCCGGCGCTTTGCGGCTGCAACGCTGGCCGGATCAGTCGGGCAAAGACTACGCGTTCACGGTGAAGCCGCGCTGGGATCTGACCTCACTCGCGCGCTGA
- a CDS encoding exodeoxyribonuclease VII small subunit, whose amino-acid sequence MAKTASKDTAATPAEGVDTTPLPENYEAAQAELEGLVARMESGNLSLEESLTAYRRGAALVAFCQQQLEKVEQQVRVLDGETLKPLPMNTAGTAATESGDDL is encoded by the coding sequence ATGGCGAAGACCGCGTCGAAAGATACTGCAGCCACGCCAGCCGAAGGCGTCGACACCACACCGCTGCCCGAGAATTACGAGGCCGCTCAGGCGGAGCTGGAAGGGCTGGTTGCACGCATGGAAAGCGGCAATCTCAGCCTCGAGGAGTCGCTTACCGCCTATCGGCGCGGCGCCGCTCTCGTGGCGTTTTGCCAGCAGCAGCTCGAGAAGGTCGAGCAGCAGGTGCGCGTGCTCGACGGCGAGACGCTCAAGCCGTTGCCCATGAATACCGCAGGCACAGCCGCTACTGAAAGCGGGGACGACCTATGA
- a CDS encoding aromatic ring-hydroxylating oxygenase subunit alpha, whose protein sequence is MSNLSNALQLRSVHSQLPVTAYFDEALLTREIDTLFKKGPRYIGHDLMVPEAGNYFALPSESEGRVLVRNQQSQVELLSNVCRHRQAIMLNGRGQTENIVCPLHRWTYDLNGQLLGAPHFADNPCLNLGATPLQNWQGLLFEAQGRDVARDLARLGTKEHFDFSGFMFDHVEVHECNYNWKTFIEVYLEDYHVAPFHPGLGSFVNCDDLTWEFGDWYSVQTVGVHKDLEQPGSPTYRKWHDEVLRFRGGNPPDFGAIWMVYYPGIMIEWYPHVLVVSWLIPRGPQKTTNVVEFYYPEEIALFEREFVEAERAAYMETAREDDEIAERMDAGRRALMNRGESQVGPYQSPMEDGMQHFHEFLRRELGTI, encoded by the coding sequence ATGTCCAATCTGAGCAATGCATTGCAGTTGCGGTCTGTCCACAGCCAGCTGCCAGTCACGGCTTACTTTGACGAAGCGCTTCTAACGCGCGAGATCGACACCCTTTTCAAGAAAGGTCCTCGCTACATCGGCCACGATCTCATGGTGCCCGAGGCGGGGAATTATTTTGCTTTGCCGAGCGAGAGCGAAGGGCGTGTGCTCGTCCGTAACCAGCAGTCGCAAGTCGAGCTGCTGTCGAACGTGTGCCGCCACCGGCAAGCCATCATGCTCAACGGCCGCGGCCAGACGGAGAATATCGTCTGCCCCTTGCATCGCTGGACATACGACCTGAACGGCCAGCTCCTCGGTGCGCCTCATTTTGCGGATAACCCCTGCCTGAATCTCGGCGCCACGCCGCTGCAGAACTGGCAAGGCCTGCTGTTCGAAGCGCAGGGACGCGACGTCGCGCGCGATCTGGCGCGCCTCGGCACCAAGGAACATTTCGATTTTTCGGGCTTCATGTTCGATCACGTCGAAGTGCACGAGTGCAACTACAACTGGAAGACCTTTATCGAGGTCTATCTGGAGGACTATCACGTCGCGCCGTTCCATCCGGGCCTCGGCAGCTTCGTCAATTGCGACGACCTGACGTGGGAGTTCGGCGACTGGTACAGCGTCCAGACGGTTGGCGTGCACAAGGATCTGGAGCAGCCGGGCAGCCCGACTTACCGCAAGTGGCACGACGAAGTGCTGCGCTTTCGCGGCGGCAATCCGCCTGACTTCGGCGCGATCTGGATGGTGTACTACCCGGGCATCATGATCGAGTGGTATCCGCACGTGCTGGTGGTGTCGTGGCTGATCCCGCGCGGCCCGCAGAAAACCACCAACGTGGTGGAGTTCTATTACCCAGAGGAAATCGCGCTGTTCGAGCGGGAGTTCGTCGAAGCCGAGCGCGCCGCCTACATGGAAACGGCCCGCGAAGACGACGAGATCGCCGAGCGCATGGACGCCGGCCGCCGCGCGCTGATGAATCGCGGCGAATCGCAGGTCGGCCCGTATCAAAGCCCGATGGAAGACGGCATGCAGCACTTCCACGAGTTTTTGCGGCGTGAGCTCGGCACGATCTGA
- a CDS encoding BaiN/RdsA family NAD(P)/FAD-dependent oxidoreductase, with amino-acid sequence MESFDIAVIGAGAAGMMCAAVAGQLGRRVVLIDHSQRLAEKIRISGGGRCNFTNLYAGPANYLSANPHFCRSALARYTPRDFMSLLKRHHVTWHEKHKGQLFCDQSSDAVINVLKSECDAGRVAWRTPLSVEQVRQDAEGRFTLDTRSGPIAARALVIATGGLSIPKIGATDFAYRLARQFGHKLIDTRPALVPLTFAAADWEPFSALSGVSLEVQLATGNKKTGAEFNEDLLLTHRGLSGPGVLQISSYWQPGEPIHINLLPEQDATTALLEAKTGTKRQIANLLSEWVPQRLAHVWLEAHQVPAEARVADLPDKTLHRVGEALSRWTLTPNGTEGYRKAEVTRGGVDTRELSSSTMMSARAPGLYFIGEAVDVTGWLGGYNFQWAWASGVAAGQAAAEYVQGA; translated from the coding sequence ATGGAATCCTTCGATATCGCAGTGATCGGCGCAGGCGCGGCCGGCATGATGTGCGCGGCCGTGGCCGGGCAGCTCGGCCGCCGCGTGGTGCTGATCGACCATTCGCAGCGTCTCGCGGAGAAGATCCGCATCTCCGGTGGCGGCCGCTGCAACTTCACGAATCTGTATGCCGGGCCGGCCAACTACCTGTCGGCCAACCCGCATTTTTGCCGCTCGGCACTCGCGCGCTACACGCCGCGCGACTTCATGTCGTTGCTCAAGCGCCATCACGTGACGTGGCATGAGAAGCACAAAGGCCAGCTATTCTGCGACCAGTCGAGCGACGCGGTCATCAATGTGCTGAAGAGCGAGTGCGACGCGGGCCGCGTGGCATGGCGCACGCCGCTGTCCGTCGAACAGGTGCGCCAAGACGCGGAAGGGCGGTTCACGCTGGATACCCGGTCGGGGCCGATCGCTGCACGCGCGCTCGTGATCGCGACCGGGGGCCTTTCCATTCCCAAGATCGGTGCCACCGATTTCGCCTACCGACTTGCCAGGCAATTCGGTCACAAGCTGATCGATACGCGCCCGGCGCTGGTTCCGCTGACCTTCGCCGCAGCGGACTGGGAGCCGTTCTCGGCGCTGTCAGGCGTCTCGCTGGAAGTGCAACTCGCGACCGGCAACAAGAAGACCGGTGCTGAATTCAACGAAGATCTGCTGCTCACCCACCGCGGCCTTTCCGGTCCGGGGGTGTTGCAGATTTCGAGCTACTGGCAGCCCGGCGAGCCGATTCACATCAACCTGTTGCCCGAGCAGGACGCCACGACCGCGTTGCTGGAAGCCAAAACCGGCACGAAGCGCCAGATCGCCAACCTGTTGTCGGAATGGGTGCCGCAGCGGCTCGCTCATGTCTGGCTGGAAGCTCATCAGGTTCCGGCCGAAGCCCGCGTGGCTGACTTGCCGGACAAAACCCTGCACCGCGTCGGTGAGGCTCTGTCGCGCTGGACGCTCACCCCCAACGGCACGGAAGGCTATCGCAAGGCCGAAGTGACGCGCGGCGGCGTCGACACGCGCGAGCTGTCGTCATCGACGATGATGAGCGCGCGCGCCCCGGGCTTGTACTTCATTGGCGAGGCGGTGGACGTCACGGGCTGGCTGGGCGGCTACAATTTCCAGTGGGCGTGGGCATCCGGCGTGGCGGCCGGCCAGGCGGCCGCGGAGTATGTCCAGGGGGCTTGA
- the rpsU gene encoding 30S ribosomal protein S21, with the protein MTTIRVKDNEPFEVAMRRFKRTMEKTGLLTELRAREFYEKPTAERKRKKAAAVKRHFKRLRGQMLPKKFY; encoded by the coding sequence ATGACGACCATCCGCGTAAAAGACAACGAGCCGTTTGAAGTCGCCATGCGCCGTTTCAAGCGCACCATGGAGAAAACCGGTTTGTTGACGGAACTTCGCGCTCGCGAGTTTTACGAAAAGCCTACGGCCGAGCGCAAGCGCAAGAAGGCGGCTGCGGTGAAGCGTCATTTCAAGCGTCTGCGTGGCCAGATGCTGCCAAAGAAGTTCTACTGA
- a CDS encoding GatB/YqeY domain-containing protein yields the protein MSLKDRINDDMKAAMRARETERLGTIRLLLAAIKQREVDERITLDDTAITAVIDKMIKQRKDSISQFEAAGRTDLADKEKAELAILSAYMPEQMSEAEIVAEVQAAVAQTGAAGPQDMGKVMGVLKPKLAGRADMTAVSAQVKAALAK from the coding sequence ATGAGTCTCAAGGACCGGATCAACGACGATATGAAGGCCGCCATGCGGGCACGTGAAACCGAGCGTCTCGGCACGATCCGCCTGTTGCTCGCCGCGATCAAGCAGCGCGAAGTCGACGAGCGCATCACGCTCGACGACACCGCGATCACCGCTGTGATCGACAAGATGATCAAGCAGCGCAAAGACTCGATCAGCCAGTTCGAAGCGGCTGGCCGCACGGATCTGGCCGACAAGGAAAAGGCCGAACTGGCGATCCTGTCTGCCTATATGCCGGAGCAGATGTCCGAGGCGGAGATCGTTGCCGAAGTTCAGGCGGCGGTTGCGCAAACCGGCGCGGCCGGCCCGCAGGACATGGGCAAGGTGATGGGCGTGCTCAAGCCGAAGCTGGCCGGCCGCGCCGACATGACCGCTGTCTCGGCGCAGGTCAAAGCCGCGCTCGCGAAGTAA
- the dnaG gene encoding DNA primase: MIPPSFLQDLLNRVDIVDVVGRYVQLKKGGANFMGLCPFHNEKSPSFTVSPTKQFYHCFGCGAHGTAIGFLMEHVGSSFPEAVNELAQSVGLTVPNEPSPGYGGGGSGGYAPAASKAVTTALSDVMQTACDFYRKQLRSAPVAIQYLKKRGLTGEIAARFGLGYAPDGWQNLEAAFPNYRDDSLVESGLVIVSEKSDAQGQNRRYDRFRERVMFPIRNVKGQVIGFGGRVLDGGEPKYLNSPETPLFNKGSELYGLFEARLAIREQHYVLVVEGYMDVVALAQLGFQNAVATLGTACTPIHVQKLMRQTDTVIFSFDGDSAGRRAARRALDACLPHAADNRTIRFLFLPAEHDPDSYVREYGTEAFAEQVERAMPLSQFMLNEVLTGKELDQPEGKARALFDAKPLLQALPANALRAQIMHMFADRLDVPFDEVAALCEVDSRIAAAARAAPARKDRRSVTGIEEKTLRNLVMHPRTVAVLDEEAEQALLTVTRHGELFEEVTTHARALGDSAEFQLLSDLLRNGANAPTFEEIFRKILDYDENVRDLLLKDPEDATVIEERREQERIVGEELKAAILKMRYDAYCDRLEQLSRQSRHTPEEFAELSELNRKRADMKRRLGL, translated from the coding sequence GTGATTCCTCCGTCATTCCTTCAGGATCTGCTCAACCGCGTCGATATCGTCGACGTGGTCGGCCGGTATGTGCAGTTGAAGAAGGGCGGCGCGAACTTCATGGGGCTGTGCCCGTTCCACAACGAGAAAAGCCCTTCGTTTACGGTTAGTCCGACTAAGCAGTTCTATCACTGCTTCGGCTGCGGTGCGCATGGTACGGCCATCGGTTTCCTGATGGAGCACGTCGGCTCCTCGTTTCCGGAGGCGGTCAACGAGCTGGCACAGTCCGTTGGGTTGACCGTGCCGAACGAGCCTTCGCCGGGATATGGCGGCGGCGGTTCCGGCGGCTATGCGCCGGCTGCCTCCAAGGCGGTCACCACGGCGCTTTCCGACGTCATGCAGACCGCCTGCGATTTCTACCGCAAACAACTGCGCAGCGCGCCGGTCGCGATCCAGTATTTGAAGAAACGCGGCTTGACGGGCGAGATCGCGGCCCGTTTCGGGCTCGGCTACGCCCCGGACGGCTGGCAGAACCTCGAAGCAGCATTTCCGAACTACCGCGACGATTCGCTGGTCGAATCGGGTTTGGTGATTGTCAGCGAAAAGTCCGACGCACAGGGTCAGAACCGCCGGTACGACCGCTTTCGCGAGCGGGTCATGTTCCCGATACGCAATGTGAAGGGGCAGGTGATCGGCTTCGGCGGCCGCGTGCTGGACGGTGGCGAGCCGAAATATTTGAATTCGCCCGAAACGCCTTTATTTAACAAGGGCAGCGAGCTGTATGGGCTGTTCGAGGCGCGTCTGGCGATTCGCGAACAGCACTATGTACTCGTCGTGGAAGGCTACATGGACGTGGTCGCGCTGGCCCAATTGGGGTTCCAGAACGCAGTTGCCACGCTCGGTACGGCCTGTACGCCGATTCACGTGCAGAAGCTGATGCGCCAGACCGACACGGTCATCTTCAGTTTCGACGGCGATTCGGCGGGCCGGCGCGCCGCTCGCCGCGCGCTCGATGCCTGTTTGCCGCATGCGGCGGACAACCGGACCATCCGGTTCCTTTTTTTGCCGGCCGAGCACGACCCGGACAGCTACGTGCGTGAATACGGCACCGAGGCGTTCGCCGAGCAGGTCGAGCGGGCCATGCCGCTGTCGCAGTTCATGCTGAACGAGGTGCTGACCGGCAAGGAGCTGGATCAGCCGGAAGGAAAGGCCCGTGCGCTGTTCGACGCCAAGCCTTTGCTGCAGGCGCTGCCGGCCAACGCGCTGCGTGCGCAGATCATGCATATGTTCGCCGACCGGCTCGACGTGCCGTTCGACGAGGTCGCCGCGCTGTGCGAGGTCGATTCGCGCATCGCCGCGGCGGCCCGCGCCGCGCCGGCCCGCAAAGACCGGCGCAGCGTGACCGGAATCGAGGAAAAAACGCTGCGCAATCTGGTGATGCATCCGCGCACGGTGGCGGTGCTGGACGAGGAGGCCGAGCAGGCGCTCCTCACGGTTACGCGGCACGGCGAACTGTTCGAAGAAGTGACGACGCACGCGCGTGCGCTGGGCGATTCGGCGGAGTTTCAGTTGTTGTCCGACCTATTGCGAAACGGCGCGAACGCCCCAACTTTCGAGGAAATCTTTCGCAAAATTCTAGACTATGATGAAAACGTCCGGGATTTGCTGCTGAAAGACCCGGAGGACGCGACCGTCATCGAGGAACGGCGCGAGCAGGAACGGATCGTTGGAGAGGAACTGAAGGCGGCGATCCTGAAGATGCGGTACGACGCTTACTGCGATCGTCTCGAGCAGCTTTCGCGGCAATCCCGGCACACACCGGAGGAGTTTGCGGAGCTGTCGGAACTGAACCGGAAGCGGGCTGACATGAAGCGCCGGCTCGGGCTGTAA
- the dxs gene encoding 1-deoxy-D-xylulose-5-phosphate synthase: protein MYDLLKTIDDPAALRRLDRRQLQPLADELRAFVLDSVSQTGGHLSSNLGTVELTIALHYVFDTPHDRIVWDVGHQTYPHKILTGRRDQMHTLRQLGGISGFPKRDESEYDTFGTAHSSTSISAALGMAIASKLQGDNRMGIAVIGDGAMTAGMAFEALNNAGVEDDVPLLVILNDNDMSISPPVGALNRHLARLMSGRFYAAARAGVERVLRVAPPMLDLARKLEEHAKGMIVPATLFEEFGFNYIGPIDGHDLDSLIPTLQNIKELRGPQFLHVVTKKGQGYKLAEADPVLYHGPGKFNPAEGIKPATTPSKKTYTQVFGEWLCDAAELDARVIGITPAMREGSGMVEFEKRFPDRYFDVGIAEQHAVTFAGGLAAEGMKPVVAIYSTFLQRAYDQLIHDVALQNLPVVFAIDRAGLVGADGATHAGAYDLAFLRCIPNMTVMAASDENECRQMLYTALQQPNPTAVRYPRGSGTGVATIKQMTALPLGKGEIRRETSQPAGKRIAILAFGTMVAPSLAAAEQLDATVANMRFVKPLDADLIRQLAETHDAIVTVEEGCVMGGAGSACVEALLASGVTRPVLQLGLPDRFIDHGDPAKLLAACGLDAVGITKSIRERFLLSGAVGGQSSVKRVA, encoded by the coding sequence ATGTACGACTTGCTGAAAACCATTGACGACCCGGCGGCACTGCGCCGCCTCGATCGCCGCCAATTGCAACCGCTTGCCGACGAGTTGCGTGCCTTTGTGCTCGACAGCGTATCGCAGACGGGCGGCCATCTTTCGTCCAACCTCGGCACAGTCGAGTTGACCATTGCGCTGCACTATGTGTTCGACACGCCGCATGACCGGATCGTCTGGGACGTCGGCCATCAAACTTATCCGCACAAGATCCTGACGGGCCGCCGCGACCAGATGCATACGCTGCGTCAGTTGGGCGGCATCTCGGGCTTCCCGAAGCGTGACGAGTCGGAATACGACACCTTCGGCACGGCGCACTCCAGCACGTCGATCTCGGCCGCGCTCGGCATGGCGATCGCGAGCAAGCTGCAGGGCGACAACCGCATGGGCATCGCCGTGATCGGCGACGGCGCAATGACGGCCGGTATGGCCTTCGAGGCGTTGAACAACGCCGGCGTCGAAGACGACGTGCCGCTGCTGGTCATCCTGAACGACAACGACATGTCGATTTCGCCGCCGGTCGGCGCGCTGAATCGCCATCTGGCGCGCCTGATGTCGGGCCGCTTTTACGCGGCCGCGCGGGCCGGCGTCGAGCGCGTGCTGCGCGTCGCGCCGCCCATGCTCGATCTCGCCCGCAAGCTCGAAGAGCACGCGAAGGGCATGATCGTGCCGGCCACGCTGTTCGAAGAGTTCGGCTTCAACTACATCGGCCCGATCGACGGCCATGACCTCGATTCGCTGATTCCGACGCTGCAAAACATCAAGGAACTGCGCGGTCCGCAATTCCTGCACGTCGTGACGAAGAAGGGCCAAGGCTACAAGCTGGCCGAAGCCGATCCGGTGCTGTACCACGGCCCGGGCAAGTTCAATCCGGCCGAAGGCATCAAGCCGGCCACCACGCCGTCGAAGAAGACTTATACGCAGGTGTTCGGCGAATGGCTGTGCGACGCCGCCGAGCTGGATGCGCGGGTAATCGGCATCACGCCGGCCATGCGCGAAGGCTCGGGCATGGTGGAGTTCGAGAAGCGCTTCCCGGACCGTTATTTCGACGTCGGTATCGCCGAGCAACACGCGGTGACGTTCGCAGGCGGCCTGGCGGCGGAAGGCATGAAGCCGGTGGTCGCAATCTACTCGACCTTCCTGCAACGCGCGTACGACCAGCTGATTCACGACGTTGCACTGCAAAACCTGCCGGTGGTGTTCGCGATCGACCGCGCGGGGCTCGTCGGCGCGGACGGCGCGACGCACGCGGGTGCTTACGACCTCGCGTTCCTGCGCTGCATCCCGAACATGACGGTGATGGCTGCGTCGGATGAAAACGAATGCCGCCAGATGCTGTACACCGCATTGCAGCAACCGAACCCGACGGCGGTGCGCTACCCGCGCGGCTCCGGCACGGGCGTGGCGACCATCAAGCAGATGACGGCGCTGCCGCTCGGCAAGGGTGAGATTCGTCGCGAAACGTCGCAGCCGGCTGGCAAGCGCATTGCGATTCTGGCATTCGGCACGATGGTGGCGCCGTCGCTGGCGGCGGCCGAGCAACTGGACGCAACCGTTGCGAACATGCGTTTCGTGAAACCGCTGGACGCCGATCTGATCCGTCAGCTGGCCGAAACGCACGACGCCATCGTCACGGTCGAAGAAGGCTGCGTGATGGGCGGCGCGGGTTCGGCATGTGTGGAAGCCCTGCTTGCCAGTGGGGTTACTCGTCCGGTACTACAATTGGGCCTCCCCGACCGGTTCATCGATCATGGAGATCCGGCCAAGCTGCTCGCCGCGTGCGGTCTCGACGCCGTGGGCATCACCAAGTCGATCCGCGAGCGTTTTCTGTTGAGCGGGGCGGTCGGCGGCCAGTCGTCGGTGAAGCGCGTCGCATAA
- a CDS encoding polyprenyl synthetase family protein produces MTFEQWMRSVLERVETALEHYLPGEATEPATLHEAMRYAVLGGGKRVRPLLCHAAGELTGARAECLDAAAAALEMIHVYSLVHDDMPCMDDDALRRGKPTVHVKYDEATALLVGDALQSQAFVALTSEVLAPAQQAALVRELALASGSIGMCGGQAIDLASVGHTLTRTQLETMHRMKTGALLRAAVRMGALAGETPDADAMRSLDAYSAAVGLAFQVVDDILDVTTDSATLGKTAGKDAKDGKPTYVSIIGLDASRALAAQLRSDAHAALAPFGARAQRLAELADLVVNRVS; encoded by the coding sequence ATGACATTCGAACAATGGATGCGCTCGGTGCTGGAGCGCGTCGAAACGGCACTAGAACATTACCTGCCGGGCGAGGCAACCGAGCCCGCCACGCTGCATGAAGCCATGCGCTACGCGGTGCTGGGCGGCGGCAAGCGGGTTCGCCCGCTGCTGTGCCACGCGGCCGGCGAGCTGACCGGCGCGCGCGCCGAATGCCTCGACGCGGCGGCCGCGGCGCTGGAAATGATCCACGTGTACTCGCTCGTCCACGACGACATGCCATGCATGGACGACGACGCGCTGCGTCGCGGCAAGCCCACGGTACACGTCAAGTATGACGAAGCCACGGCATTGCTGGTCGGCGATGCGCTGCAATCGCAGGCGTTTGTCGCGCTGACCTCGGAGGTGCTGGCCCCGGCGCAACAGGCCGCGCTCGTGCGCGAACTGGCGCTGGCGAGCGGCTCGATCGGTATGTGCGGCGGGCAGGCCATCGACCTGGCGAGCGTCGGCCACACGCTGACGCGCACGCAGCTCGAAACCATGCACCGCATGAAAACCGGGGCCTTGCTGCGCGCCGCGGTGCGCATGGGCGCGCTGGCTGGCGAAACGCCGGACGCGGACGCCATGCGCTCGCTCGACGCGTATTCGGCGGCTGTCGGCCTCGCATTTCAGGTCGTCGACGACATTCTCGACGTCACGACCGATTCCGCGACGCTCGGCAAAACCGCAGGTAAAGACGCGAAGGACGGCAAGCCGACCTACGTGTCGATTATTGGACTCGACGCGTCGCGTGCGCTCGCAGCGCAGCTGCGCAGCGACGCTCACGCCGCGCTGGCGCCGTTCGGCGCACGCGCGCAGCGTCTTGCCGAATTGGCCGACCTGGTGGTGAACCGGGTCAGCTGA
- the folE2 gene encoding GTP cyclohydrolase FolE2 has protein sequence MNQMNPAFVMPDVQSTPDTRQIPIQRVGVKAVRHPLTVRTQGGEVQPTVGTWNLDVHLPADQKGTHMSRFVALLEENKAPLEPATFRTMLAAMLEKLEAEAGRIEVSFPYFVNKTAPVSGVQSLLDYEVTLTGETRNGATRLFLRVQVPVTSLCPCSKKISQYGAHNQRSHVTINAELAGDVAVEELIRIAEEEASCELWGLLKRPDEKFVTERAYENPKFVEDLVRDVAQRLNADERIVAYVLEAENFESIHNHSAYAVIERDKRAG, from the coding sequence ATGAATCAAATGAATCCCGCCTTTGTGATGCCCGACGTGCAAAGCACGCCCGACACCCGCCAGATCCCGATTCAACGGGTCGGCGTGAAGGCGGTGCGCCATCCGCTGACGGTGCGCACGCAAGGCGGCGAGGTGCAGCCGACGGTCGGCACGTGGAATCTGGACGTGCATTTGCCGGCTGACCAGAAAGGCACGCACATGTCGCGTTTCGTCGCGTTGCTCGAAGAGAACAAGGCGCCGCTTGAGCCCGCTACGTTCCGTACCATGCTCGCCGCAATGCTCGAAAAGCTCGAAGCAGAGGCCGGCCGCATCGAAGTATCGTTCCCGTACTTTGTGAACAAGACCGCGCCGGTGTCGGGTGTGCAAAGCCTGCTCGACTACGAAGTCACCTTGACGGGCGAGACCCGCAATGGCGCGACGCGTCTGTTCCTGCGGGTGCAGGTGCCGGTTACCAGTCTGTGCCCGTGTTCGAAGAAGATTTCGCAGTACGGCGCGCATAACCAGCGCTCGCACGTCACGATCAACGCCGAACTGGCTGGCGACGTGGCCGTGGAAGAACTGATCCGTATCGCCGAAGAAGAAGCCTCATGCGAACTGTGGGGCTTGCTCAAGCGCCCGGACGAGAAGTTCGTCACCGAGCGCGCCTATGAAAATCCGAAGTTTGTCGAAGACCTGGTGCGCGACGTTGCGCAGCGTCTGAATGCGGACGAGCGGATCGTCGCCTATGTGCTCGAAGCCGAGAACTTCGAGTCGATTCACAATCACAGCGCGTATGCGGTGATCGAGCGGGACAAGCGTGCGGGCTGA